One segment of Desulfovibrio sp. JC010 DNA contains the following:
- a CDS encoding radical SAM/SPASM domain-containing protein: MSDKSLVAGFEKVVERFLNQAVYSASPDSESPFFPRLIHIEPTNICNLRCVHCHHHLNENGKPSYKRKQGIMDMDLYRSILDEIAPLGCSVTLDTQGEPLLHPAILEMVRMAKSRGMYTSLITNATKLNAEKAKSLIEMELDRIVFSFDAADKDVYESIRIRSDFNPTLRNILRFMQLNELHEHKTHVCMSMVHQERNWDHVEEYKEYFSKLPVDKIFINPMLNLCGSAGTSSEIDLAELAPESKEDWPVCRIPWENLTVNWDGLVTACPVDVNVVAPVGDVNKSSLVDIWNCEKMRNFRNAHLNRRYEGIETNGPLCSVCNCKFDSEYDLSRYSKYAVKAIAREALHYAKYLGENVEVKRDMGNQDFLEFELKRLEP; this comes from the coding sequence ATGAGTGATAAAAGTCTTGTAGCTGGCTTCGAAAAAGTTGTTGAACGATTTTTAAATCAGGCTGTTTACTCTGCTTCCCCGGATTCAGAGAGTCCTTTTTTTCCCCGGTTAATCCATATTGAACCAACTAATATCTGTAATTTGCGCTGTGTCCATTGCCACCACCATCTTAATGAAAATGGAAAGCCCTCCTATAAACGTAAGCAAGGCATAATGGATATGGATCTTTATAGATCCATCCTTGATGAAATCGCTCCCTTGGGATGCTCGGTCACTCTTGATACTCAGGGTGAACCTTTGTTGCATCCTGCTATTCTCGAAATGGTAAGAATGGCAAAAAGCAGGGGGATGTATACTTCATTAATAACTAATGCCACCAAACTGAATGCTGAAAAAGCAAAATCCCTGATCGAGATGGAGTTGGACAGGATTGTTTTTTCTTTTGATGCTGCAGACAAGGATGTATACGAATCCATAAGGATTCGTTCGGATTTCAACCCTACTTTGCGCAATATCCTGCGATTCATGCAACTCAATGAGTTGCATGAACACAAGACCCATGTCTGCATGTCCATGGTGCATCAGGAACGCAACTGGGATCATGTTGAGGAGTATAAAGAGTATTTTTCAAAGCTTCCTGTTGATAAAATTTTTATAAATCCGATGCTGAATCTTTGCGGTTCGGCCGGGACTTCTTCTGAAATAGATCTTGCTGAACTGGCTCCTGAATCCAAAGAAGACTGGCCGGTATGCCGCATACCCTGGGAAAATTTAACAGTTAACTGGGACGGGCTGGTTACTGCCTGTCCAGTAGACGTAAATGTTGTTGCTCCCGTAGGGGATGTAAACAAGTCCAGCCTTGTGGATATTTGGAACTGCGAAAAAATGCGCAATTTTCGCAATGCTCACTTAAATCGTCGATATGAGGGTATAGAAACCAACGGTCCTCTTTGCTCGGTTTGTAACTGTAAGTTTGATTCTGAGTATGACCTGAGTCGGTACAGCAAATACGCAGTAAAAGCCATTGCCCGGGAGGCTCTTCATTACGCCAAATATCTGGGTGAAAATGTAGAAGTAAAAAGAGATATGGGGAATCAGGACTTTCTCGAGTTTGAGTTAAAACGTCTTGAGCCTTAA
- a CDS encoding cytidylyltransferase domain-containing protein, giving the protein MKYPKNMDIIVQARMGSTRLPGKIMQQIMGKPMIWYVFKRLEGCRSVRHCILSTSTNEQDKIVADWAAKNDIKYFRGSESDVLLRYGDTAKHFGSEHIMRITGDCPLVDPKICDDIAEYYYAENLEYCRTSDDFPHGLDCEIFSRSALDLACREARTESEREHVTTYMSLHPDRIRQKTYQNDSDTVAGDLRITVDYPEDFTVIREVLEHLFPSNPYFSCSDIVLLLENNPDVAKLNSKYTRNESYLNELKRDGLIS; this is encoded by the coding sequence ATGAAATATCCTAAAAATATGGATATAATTGTTCAGGCACGAATGGGATCTACCAGGCTGCCGGGTAAAATAATGCAGCAGATTATGGGAAAACCCATGATCTGGTATGTTTTTAAGCGGTTAGAAGGGTGCAGGTCTGTAAGGCATTGTATTTTATCAACCTCGACGAATGAGCAGGACAAAATTGTCGCCGATTGGGCTGCCAAAAATGATATAAAATATTTCAGGGGAAGTGAAAGTGACGTACTGCTTCGTTATGGCGATACTGCAAAACACTTTGGTTCCGAACATATTATGCGGATTACAGGAGACTGCCCTCTCGTCGACCCCAAAATTTGTGACGACATCGCAGAGTATTATTATGCGGAAAATTTAGAATATTGCAGAACATCAGATGACTTTCCCCACGGGCTGGATTGTGAAATCTTTTCCAGGTCCGCACTGGACCTTGCATGCAGAGAGGCCCGGACGGAATCTGAAAGAGAGCATGTGACTACTTATATGAGCCTGCACCCAGACAGAATTAGACAGAAAACATACCAGAATGATAGTGATACTGTTGCAGGCGACTTGCGCATTACAGTGGACTACCCTGAGGACTTCACTGTCATCCGGGAAGTGCTGGAGCACCTGTTCCCATCCAACCCTTACTTTTCTTGTTCTGATATAGTTCTATTGCTGGAAAACAATCCGGATGTTGCGAAGCTGAATTCAAAGTACACTAGAAATGAATCATATTTAAATGAACTAAAACGTGACGGCCTGATTTCCTAA
- a CDS encoding PIG-L deacetylase family protein has product MNEKALIVAAHPDDEVLGCGATIARHVAKGDVCRIVILGGGLRARGAIDSEQLGLLRKQSKEAAAVLGVEELEHYDFPDNAMDTVSLLEIIKVIEKQIELFAPSVIYTHFQGDLNVDHSITSRATVTAARPFAGSSVKEVWSYEVLSSTEWNFQNISDSFHPQLFVDVKDFMAQKIRAMKCYTSELQEYPAPRSVEMIENLAARRGTQSGCHAAEAFQLLYKICR; this is encoded by the coding sequence GTGAATGAAAAGGCTTTGATTGTAGCAGCACACCCGGATGATGAGGTTCTGGGATGCGGTGCGACCATAGCCCGGCATGTTGCAAAGGGCGATGTCTGCCGTATTGTAATACTTGGCGGAGGTTTGAGAGCGCGTGGAGCTATCGACAGTGAGCAATTGGGCCTTTTGCGAAAACAGAGCAAAGAAGCCGCTGCAGTTCTCGGAGTTGAGGAGCTGGAGCATTATGACTTTCCTGACAATGCAATGGATACTGTTTCTTTGCTTGAGATTATTAAGGTCATTGAAAAGCAGATAGAGCTGTTTGCACCCTCTGTTATTTATACCCATTTTCAGGGCGACCTCAATGTTGATCACTCCATCACTTCCAGAGCTACCGTTACTGCCGCCAGGCCTTTTGCTGGAAGCAGTGTAAAAGAAGTCTGGTCCTATGAGGTCCTTTCATCAACAGAATGGAATTTCCAGAATATTTCAGACTCTTTTCATCCTCAATTATTTGTAGATGTTAAAGATTTCATGGCCCAAAAGATACGGGCGATGAAATGCTATACTTCCGAGTTGCAGGAGTATCCTGCCCCGCGAAGTGTGGAGATGATCGAAAATCTTGCCGCGCGCAGAGGGACTCAGTCGGGATGCCATGCCGCGGAAGCATTCCAATTGCTTTACAAAATATGTCGGTAA
- a CDS encoding sulfotransferase, protein MRTMQKNRMFIFGPARSGTTLISNLLSQHVNLHILVDSMLYQKTKRAYEMLARKCSLDPKKPDVNVPLSYQQTKYIVSMVMFWLLDIQYDLPLRDGVYGSWLKTYRERVDPYPILQKAKTKPLTIRNLLDELWLQMAGELSEEITCYGEKTPSNTHCARWVLAAYPNAKTIMVVRNPYTNIASIYNRSIPQYDLPHAVHTYLKFYKTLLKIKDLPNVKVIHYEDIINNLVETGNEMFSFLGLSQHILEPIFEPVARVDYVGSEITKDKDNKLKQVFNAEQKKYIREHCGHIFDTFYPAEI, encoded by the coding sequence ATGCGAACCATGCAAAAGAATCGGATGTTTATTTTTGGACCAGCCAGAAGTGGTACAACTTTGATTTCCAACTTGCTTTCCCAGCACGTGAACTTGCACATACTTGTTGACAGCATGCTTTATCAAAAAACAAAACGCGCATATGAAATGCTGGCCAGAAAATGTTCTCTTGACCCCAAAAAACCTGACGTAAACGTCCCGCTTAGTTATCAGCAAACAAAATATATTGTTTCCATGGTCATGTTTTGGCTTTTGGATATACAATATGATCTTCCTCTTCGGGATGGGGTTTACGGCTCATGGCTGAAAACATATCGAGAACGGGTAGATCCTTATCCCATATTGCAAAAAGCTAAAACAAAGCCGCTGACCATACGTAATCTGCTGGATGAGCTTTGGCTGCAAATGGCTGGAGAATTGTCAGAAGAAATTACCTGTTATGGTGAGAAAACGCCTTCTAATACGCATTGTGCTCGTTGGGTCTTAGCAGCTTACCCAAATGCAAAAACAATTATGGTAGTGCGTAATCCTTACACAAATATTGCGTCAATATATAATCGCTCTATACCTCAATATGATCTTCCACACGCAGTACATACGTATTTGAAATTCTATAAAACACTGTTGAAGATAAAAGATTTACCGAATGTTAAAGTTATTCACTATGAGGACATTATCAACAATTTAGTTGAGACCGGAAATGAGATGTTTTCATTCCTCGGCCTGTCCCAGCATATTCTCGAACCGATATTCGAACCGGTGGCAAGAGTTGACTATGTGGGGTCTGAAATAACAAAGGACAAGGATAATAAACTCAAACAGGTGTTTAATGCGGAACAAAAAAAATATATTAGAGAGCATTGCGGTCACATCTTTGATACTTTTTATCCTGCCGAGATTTAA
- a CDS encoding N-acetylneuraminate synthase family protein yields the protein MKNKLHFEIEDRKSGPVYLIAEIGINHGGDYALALETIDAAVGAGADAVKFQSFKADEFMSDKDLLYSYEENGVVVRESMYDMFKRLELPVEWHMDLKNYAESKGVDFLSSAADKASANLLVEMGVSAIKLASEDLINYPLLKHIATLGQPVILSTGMAEEWEIEKALDELAAVDVMLLHCVSLYPTPLNQGNLLRIKSLKKKFGKVVGYSDHTMGIEAAELAVALGAVCVEKHFTLDRTLPGPDHSFSCTPDELKELRVRLDRAVDMLGNGAFAPGEEECKARLDFRRSIVAARPLKAGTVLSEDDLHLQRPHTGIHPVEMEKLVGRKLSVDVEEREQLSWNFLADDLRNGQL from the coding sequence ATGAAAAATAAACTACATTTCGAAATTGAAGATAGGAAAAGCGGTCCCGTATATCTTATCGCTGAGATAGGAATCAACCATGGCGGTGATTATGCGTTAGCTCTGGAAACAATAGATGCGGCAGTTGGAGCCGGTGCTGATGCTGTAAAATTCCAGAGTTTTAAAGCAGATGAATTCATGTCAGATAAAGATCTTTTGTATTCTTATGAAGAAAACGGCGTAGTCGTGCGTGAGTCGATGTATGACATGTTCAAGCGTTTGGAACTGCCGGTTGAATGGCACATGGATCTTAAAAATTATGCTGAGTCAAAAGGGGTTGATTTTCTTTCTTCAGCGGCGGACAAAGCCTCGGCCAACCTTCTTGTGGAAATGGGAGTCTCGGCTATAAAATTGGCCTCGGAAGATCTTATAAATTACCCGCTTTTAAAACACATAGCTACCCTGGGGCAGCCTGTGATACTATCAACAGGAATGGCTGAGGAGTGGGAAATCGAAAAAGCACTTGATGAACTTGCTGCTGTCGATGTCATGCTGCTGCATTGCGTATCCCTATATCCGACACCATTGAACCAGGGGAATCTTTTACGCATCAAGTCGCTTAAGAAGAAATTCGGCAAAGTTGTGGGTTATTCTGACCATACTATGGGGATTGAGGCTGCGGAACTGGCTGTCGCCCTTGGTGCCGTTTGTGTGGAAAAGCATTTTACTTTAGATAGGACCCTTCCGGGTCCGGATCATTCTTTTTCTTGTACTCCCGATGAGTTAAAAGAATTGCGTGTCCGGCTGGATCGTGCTGTTGATATGCTTGGAAACGGTGCCTTTGCGCCGGGAGAGGAAGAGTGCAAAGCCCGTCTTGATTTCAGGCGAAGTATTGTGGCTGCGAGGCCGTTGAAGGCGGGGACAGTCCTTTCCGAAGATGATCTGCATTTGCAGCGTCCGCACACCGGCATTCATCCTGTTGAAATGGAGAAACTGGTTGGCCGGAAATTGTCGGTGGATGTTGAGGAAAGGGAGCAGCTGTCATGGAATTTTTTAGCTGACGACCTCCGTAATGGACAACTATAG
- a CDS encoding WbqC family protein encodes MKIISGHQPVYMPWLGFFHKVALADIFVVMDDVQYLQQDWNNRNYIKGGHGPVRLTVPVSLKKSKSKIIRDIKIQSEGDIEASSHWQKKHYLSIRSCYARAPFYSEHAEFIENLFLNKKWEWLHELNYEILKYMLGYLGLETELVIASEFGFQGVKSDLVLDHCLKLNGNICVLGMHGKDYIDCDSFFRKGISLHFQDYVHPRYDQLFGEFESNLSTLDVLMNAGKNSLEILRSDNVTRSELLDAVNKSETPIVYTRRSDHEK; translated from the coding sequence ATGAAAATTATTTCAGGCCACCAACCGGTATACATGCCCTGGCTCGGTTTTTTTCATAAAGTGGCGCTGGCGGATATATTTGTGGTTATGGATGATGTTCAATATCTGCAGCAGGACTGGAATAATCGCAATTACATTAAGGGCGGGCATGGTCCGGTGCGGCTGACTGTTCCCGTAAGTTTAAAAAAATCAAAAAGCAAAATAATCCGTGACATAAAAATTCAATCAGAAGGTGACATAGAAGCATCAAGTCACTGGCAAAAAAAACACTATCTTTCCATCCGCTCATGTTATGCAAGGGCTCCTTTTTACTCCGAGCACGCAGAGTTTATTGAAAATCTTTTCCTGAATAAAAAATGGGAATGGCTGCATGAGTTAAATTATGAAATTCTTAAATATATGCTGGGATATCTGGGACTGGAAACCGAACTTGTCATAGCGAGCGAATTTGGTTTCCAGGGAGTGAAGTCCGACCTTGTTCTGGATCATTGCCTGAAGCTGAACGGGAACATCTGTGTTTTGGGCATGCATGGAAAGGATTATATTGATTGCGACTCTTTTTTCAGAAAAGGGATCAGCCTCCACTTTCAGGATTATGTCCATCCGCGCTATGATCAACTGTTCGGTGAATTCGAAAGCAATCTTTCAACACTTGATGTGCTGATGAATGCAGGAAAAAACAGTTTAGAGATTCTCCGGTCAGACAATGTTACCAGAAGTGAATTGTTAGACGCCGTCAATAAATCCGAAACACCAATAGTTTATACCCGCAGGTCAGATCATGAAAAATAA
- a CDS encoding amidohydrolase family protein — protein MRILDAEVHTLPPEWCTDAYAPESTENIILPAMYEHPQRDKALAGAHEEGLLAEMERVGVDGAVIMGLPWKSAQRCERNNEYVAQVCARNSKKFKGLGILPPPESEVPEHAVLRLKETYGFTGIKVIPSWHGYRLDSSILEPALALMEKEGLVLMSHTDHLFLNPQDSDTAYSLLEVARRHPELKIFCPHLGGLLCLYALHAPIKPALKNLLFLGSVSATPQMISFAQQSIGADAVSFATDFPFNMENDMFSVVNDCKDLPMDTDTREKFFYGNLMRFLGWEI, from the coding sequence ATGAGAATACTCGATGCTGAAGTGCATACGCTCCCTCCTGAGTGGTGCACGGATGCCTATGCGCCTGAAAGCACTGAAAATATAATCCTTCCGGCAATGTATGAACACCCCCAGAGGGACAAGGCTCTTGCCGGAGCCCATGAGGAAGGATTATTGGCTGAAATGGAGCGGGTCGGCGTGGACGGAGCCGTGATTATGGGACTGCCTTGGAAAAGTGCTCAACGTTGTGAACGGAATAATGAGTATGTTGCGCAGGTTTGTGCCCGGAACAGTAAAAAATTCAAGGGACTGGGTATACTCCCCCCCCCTGAATCAGAAGTTCCCGAGCATGCGGTACTCCGGCTTAAAGAAACTTACGGTTTTACGGGAATAAAGGTTATCCCTTCATGGCATGGCTATAGACTGGACTCATCTATTTTAGAGCCGGCTTTAGCCCTGATGGAAAAGGAAGGTTTGGTTTTGATGTCTCATACTGACCATCTTTTTTTAAATCCGCAGGACTCCGATACCGCATATTCCTTGCTTGAAGTTGCCAGACGCCACCCCGAATTGAAAATATTCTGCCCGCATTTAGGCGGTCTTTTGTGTTTATATGCCCTCCACGCCCCCATAAAACCGGCATTGAAAAATCTTCTTTTTCTGGGCTCTGTGTCTGCTACGCCGCAAATGATTTCCTTTGCCCAGCAAAGTATCGGAGCGGACGCTGTTTCTTTTGCAACGGATTTTCCATTTAATATGGAGAATGACATGTTCTCTGTGGTAAATGATTGCAAAGATCTCCCAATGGATACAGATACACGCGAAAAATTTTTTTACGGTAACCTTATGCGTTTTCTGGGATGGGAGATATGA
- a CDS encoding PseG/SpsG family protein — translation MSFSTIHVIAEAGSSIGYGHLMRTASLAHNLKLKNNADIVYCSSAGSDLSSISEYCDKIILTDDKREWETIPPGSLVIVDGYDKGAKLLTTLGERNIFRIAYDDAGIRGVNPCEVLVCGMPGEKAGRYTTPEGCVRCIGHEYASIRKDILSLREAGNIDTGNGTILITMGGSDPGDVTATCVEALSAGNYPLSVVLGPGYKGKAEEFAGSGNISFYRNPVNFPEMMAACTLALSAAGGTSLELACLGKPMALISLGKDQLDSAVTLHDRHAAKHLGYFANISGEKIRSEIFDLMNDPARLIEMGERAASFVDGKGPARLADIVLREFTNWSL, via the coding sequence ATGAGTTTCTCGACTATTCATGTCATTGCGGAAGCGGGCAGTTCAATCGGTTATGGACATTTAATGCGTACTGCGTCTCTCGCCCATAATTTAAAGTTAAAAAATAACGCGGACATAGTTTACTGCTCATCTGCTGGGAGCGATCTGAGCTCTATTTCCGAATATTGTGACAAAATAATTCTTACCGATGATAAGCGCGAATGGGAAACCATTCCTCCGGGAAGTCTCGTTATTGTTGATGGTTATGATAAAGGGGCTAAACTTTTGACAACGCTTGGAGAGCGCAACATCTTCAGGATAGCCTATGACGATGCAGGAATCAGGGGAGTTAACCCTTGCGAAGTGCTTGTGTGCGGCATGCCGGGAGAGAAGGCCGGACGTTATACAACTCCGGAAGGTTGTGTCCGCTGCATCGGTCATGAGTACGCATCTATCAGAAAAGATATTCTTTCCCTGCGCGAAGCCGGGAACATCGATACTGGCAATGGCACTATCCTGATAACCATGGGCGGCAGTGACCCTGGTGATGTTACTGCCACATGCGTTGAAGCTCTTTCGGCAGGAAATTATCCGCTGTCAGTAGTGCTTGGTCCCGGATACAAGGGAAAGGCCGAAGAGTTTGCAGGTTCCGGCAACATTTCCTTTTATAGAAATCCCGTTAATTTTCCGGAAATGATGGCCGCCTGTACTCTTGCCCTGTCAGCTGCAGGAGGAACTTCTCTGGAACTTGCCTGTCTGGGTAAACCCATGGCCTTAATATCATTGGGTAAAGATCAACTCGATAGCGCAGTGACATTACACGATCGTCATGCGGCAAAGCATTTGGGATATTTTGCGAATATCTCAGGAGAGAAGATTCGCAGTGAAATTTTTGATTTGATGAATGATCCAGCCCGGCTCATTGAGATGGGGGAAAGGGCTGCCAGTTTTGTAGACGGTAAAGGTCCCGCCCGATTAGCCGATATAGTTTTACGAGAGTTTACAAATTGGAGTCTGTAA
- a CDS encoding class I SAM-dependent methyltransferase: MTGRFHTLFDLIDLSGVNRWLDIGCGPGTLFEQALQAGYEFDFLKGVDISSEMIKVAKSKRLSGNIEFSEEDLELSPGPVKFDFVSMIGVLQQCAIKPVDAFKSVAQKMNPGGRFFFTTKHIGWVEFTSGRLEPERGHSWFSMPDLRDGLDEAGFSILHEGGLLPVERKFVSPEDSHTVYFLVELK, from the coding sequence ATGACCGGACGCTTCCACACTCTTTTCGATCTTATAGACCTTTCCGGCGTAAATCGTTGGCTTGATATCGGATGTGGACCGGGAACTCTTTTTGAGCAGGCTTTGCAGGCCGGATACGAGTTTGATTTTCTCAAAGGGGTCGATATCTCATCTGAAATGATCAAGGTCGCCAAATCTAAAAGACTGTCCGGTAATATTGAATTCTCTGAAGAAGACCTGGAGTTGTCTCCAGGTCCTGTGAAATTTGATTTTGTTTCCATGATCGGTGTGCTGCAGCAGTGCGCTATAAAACCTGTAGATGCTTTTAAGTCCGTTGCTCAAAAAATGAATCCGGGGGGCCGTTTCTTTTTCACAACCAAGCACATAGGCTGGGTTGAATTTACTTCCGGGCGGCTTGAGCCGGAAAGAGGTCATTCATGGTTTTCTATGCCTGACCTTAGGGACGGATTGGATGAAGCTGGTTTTTCAATTCTGCATGAAGGCGGGCTTCTTCCTGTTGAACGAAAATTTGTCTCCCCGGAGGATTCGCATACGGTTTATTTTCTAGTGGAATTAAAATGA
- a CDS encoding GNAT family N-acetyltransferase, translating into MSYFITGTKVGLRGLSLDDVDGNWFSWFNNPEITKYMYNGSYPNTREGLIKFYQSTCVDNSAHLVLAIIDIASGAHVGNLGLHRIDHLYRRAELGIVLGEKDFWGKGIGSEACKLICGHGFARFNLHKIFLRTEFENVGAIRAFEKAGFSQEAVLKEEIYRDGAFRDSVYMSCFSPY; encoded by the coding sequence ATGAGTTATTTTATAACAGGCACTAAGGTCGGATTACGCGGTTTATCGCTGGACGATGTAGATGGCAACTGGTTTTCGTGGTTTAACAACCCTGAGATTACAAAATATATGTATAACGGAAGTTATCCGAACACCCGGGAAGGATTGATAAAATTTTACCAATCAACCTGTGTGGACAATTCTGCCCATCTGGTTTTAGCTATCATTGATATTGCCAGCGGAGCACATGTGGGAAATCTGGGTCTTCACCGCATAGATCATCTTTATCGCAGGGCAGAATTGGGGATTGTTCTGGGAGAAAAAGATTTTTGGGGAAAAGGTATAGGCAGTGAAGCCTGCAAACTGATCTGCGGTCACGGTTTCGCACGTTTTAATCTGCATAAGATTTTTTTGAGAACAGAATTTGAAAACGTGGGTGCCATCAGGGCTTTTGAAAAGGCCGGATTCAGTCAGGAAGCCGTTTTGAAAGAGGAAATATATCGGGATGGGGCGTTTCGGGACAGTGTGTATATGTCCTGTTTTTCACCTTATTAA
- a CDS encoding formyltransferase family protein: MQKKYKVNLLGQGLNRHGWEPIKEILRQSGAECLMFNHHETLPAESDLVILLGYDRIVPKAQIKQPSRGTILFHSSDLPEGRGWAPIYNTIARGLPLTQTLLFAEEEIDSGDIIAKARYPLSGNETESEVRDIDDALTVFLLKNKISDILSGKIKAQKQDKNPFSWWDRRTPADSEVFVDDNTLRILDHVRALPEKAPAFVYIRGRKFFLRLEPEDNAYGVKSGLIELVAD; encoded by the coding sequence TTGCAAAAAAAATACAAAGTTAATCTGCTTGGACAGGGCTTAAATCGCCACGGCTGGGAGCCCATAAAAGAAATCTTGCGGCAATCCGGAGCTGAGTGTCTAATGTTTAATCATCATGAAACATTACCTGCGGAGAGCGACTTAGTCATTCTTCTTGGTTATGACCGGATAGTTCCTAAGGCACAGATAAAGCAGCCATCAAGGGGAACAATACTGTTTCATTCAAGCGACCTTCCGGAGGGGAGAGGCTGGGCCCCCATATATAACACCATCGCAAGAGGGCTGCCTTTGACCCAGACTTTGTTGTTTGCGGAAGAAGAAATTGATTCAGGTGATATTATTGCCAAAGCCCGCTATCCGTTGAGCGGCAATGAGACAGAAAGCGAAGTACGTGACATAGATGATGCTTTGACCGTTTTTTTACTTAAAAATAAAATTTCAGATATTCTGTCGGGAAAAATAAAAGCTCAAAAACAGGATAAAAATCCCTTTTCGTGGTGGGATAGACGTACCCCTGCTGATTCTGAAGTTTTTGTTGATGACAACACACTTCGAATTTTAGACCATGTAAGGGCTCTTCCCGAAAAAGCTCCTGCCTTTGTATATATTCGTGGAAGAAAATTTTTTCTGAGACTCGAACCCGAAGACAATGCCTATGGTGTTAAGAGCGGGTTAATCGAACTGGTGGCGGATTGA
- a CDS encoding surface carbohydrate biosynthesis protein — MSVMDTIKYLYLSTEVSAREFDSKILLALQALRNGYTSVVGEDHFFYRNIEKLPPGVLFEKCFTADHYDLIIKPASERGFIVTGIDEEQLNSFKTPFMHRRAYPESLEAATAVFTWGDHQLLKMMKERPQYKYKYIKAGSPRIDLLTPQGCEFYRPHAEALKKIFGDFLLVNLNTHVEHLGGNEYATKAVVATKVVDMHNPEEIKFLENLFTRASLVLRELLNVVSYFGENHPEVTVIIRPHPADNGQELARFVSQYDNVKTIFYGPPEPWLQASTLSLSSGCTTSLMSVMMDHPTISYIPPSVADYSDRHIANVVCPIAESRGAVVDAYFKTLAGETEWFTSHIKTTAAIREKFTEFSPDKLSSVTMMEHIEKLYVERGFSNEERLDCNALDLSYGVSNYKFPMVSLGDVQEMADRMIKCFDIPVQCRVEEIRPRVFLFSAE, encoded by the coding sequence ATGAGCGTTATGGATACTATTAAATATTTATATCTTTCAACTGAAGTCAGTGCAAGGGAGTTCGATTCAAAGATACTGCTTGCCCTGCAGGCCTTACGAAATGGATATACTTCTGTTGTCGGGGAAGACCATTTTTTTTACCGAAATATTGAAAAACTTCCCCCCGGCGTCCTGTTTGAAAAATGTTTTACTGCCGATCATTATGACCTGATCATAAAACCAGCCAGCGAACGCGGTTTTATTGTTACCGGTATTGACGAAGAACAGTTGAACAGTTTCAAAACACCTTTCATGCATCGAAGAGCCTATCCTGAAAGTCTTGAAGCGGCTACAGCAGTATTTACATGGGGAGATCATCAACTATTGAAGATGATGAAAGAGAGGCCTCAATATAAGTATAAATATATAAAAGCCGGGTCCCCCAGAATAGATCTTTTGACTCCGCAGGGATGTGAATTTTATAGACCTCATGCCGAGGCCTTAAAGAAAATTTTTGGCGATTTTTTGCTGGTAAATCTGAATACCCATGTGGAGCATCTCGGCGGAAATGAGTATGCGACCAAGGCTGTTGTGGCTACAAAGGTCGTTGACATGCATAATCCTGAAGAGATAAAATTTTTGGAGAATTTGTTCACCCGGGCCAGCCTTGTCTTACGTGAACTGCTTAACGTGGTAAGCTATTTCGGTGAGAATCACCCTGAGGTTACTGTCATTATCCGTCCCCACCCAGCTGACAACGGTCAGGAGTTAGCCCGCTTTGTTTCACAATACGATAATGTCAAAACTATTTTCTACGGCCCTCCCGAACCATGGTTGCAGGCATCAACCCTTTCTCTAAGTTCCGGTTGTACTACTTCCTTAATGTCAGTCATGATGGACCATCCAACTATTAGTTATATACCTCCTTCCGTTGCCGATTACTCGGACCGACACATAGCAAACGTTGTTTGTCCTATTGCGGAAAGCCGGGGTGCGGTTGTGGATGCATATTTTAAGACTCTTGCGGGAGAAACTGAATGGTTTACCTCCCATATTAAAACTACCGCAGCCATCAGGGAAAAGTTCACTGAGTTCTCTCCTGATAAATTGTCTTCCGTCACGATGATGGAACACATTGAAAAACTTTATGTTGAGCGCGGCTTTAGTAATGAAGAGAGGCTTGACTGTAATGCTCTGGATTTATCCTACGGAGTGTCAAACTATAAATTTCCGATGGTTTCCCTTGGGGATGTGCAGGAAATGGCTGATCGAATGATCAAATGTTTTGATATCCCAGTGCAATGCCGGGTTGAAGAGATCAGGCCGAGGGTTTTTCTTTTTTCGGCTGAATAG